From a region of the Triticum aestivum cultivar Chinese Spring chromosome 7D, IWGSC CS RefSeq v2.1, whole genome shotgun sequence genome:
- the LOC123171273 gene encoding uncharacterized protein — MFENSTENADEWYNPGADFASLGDVEALRARFRRECPPLDHARCGDLRPGDKLCLACDIHGDVEELKYYDAVLETVKRAAHGVEQCACRFTVRWTEGPRSGCLDKVGIEVVCCVPESPIQDPVLSEFLDDLTKRFAEDQGTATAASQQADPTPMSEEELCGYSLAYSSSNNLFVL, encoded by the exons ATGTTCGAGAATTCCACCGAGAATGCAGACGAGTGGTACAATCCAGGGGCTGACTTCGCATCCCTGGGCGACGTCGAGGCGCTCCGCGCCAGGTTCCGCCGGGAATGCCCGCCCCTCGACCACGCCCGCTGCGGGGATCTCCGCCCGGGCGACAAGCTCTGCCTCGCCTGCGATATCCACGGCGACGTCGAGGAGCTCAAGTACTACGACGCCGTCCTCGAAACCGTAA AGAGGGCAGCGCACGGCGTGGAGCAGTGCGCGTGCCGTTTCACGGTCCGCTGGACGGAGGGGCCGCGCAGTGGTTGCTTGGACAAGGTCGGCATCGAGGTGGTCTGCTGCGTGCCGGAGTCACCGATCCAAGATCCGGTGCTGAGCGAGTTTCTGGACGACCTGACAAAGAGGTTCGCCGAGGACCAAGGGACGGCAACGGCAGCCTCTCAGCAGGCAGACCCGACCCCGATGAGCGAGGAGGAATTGTGCGGGTACAGTCTCGCATACTCCTCGAGTAATAATCTTTTCGTCTTGTAA